The nucleotide window ATCAGTATGTTATGTTGACAAATTGGCGAATTTTAAATTTAGTCGGTCAGTAGTGGATACTTATTACAAGAAGATATCCAAGGCTGCTTCCCCGATTGTAGCCATGCAGTTTTTCCAGGTTGAGGCGTATATTCTTGCAGCCATACGGTTATACATTCTTGAGGAGGTGCCCTTCGTAAAGAAGTAGAGGGTTGATTCAAAAGGTATATCCGATAGATGTCGTTACTCCCCAGTCATTCTTCTCAGATCCTTCTGCGGGCCGGTTGTCGAAGGAGTTATAAAAAGTCAGGCCGATTGTAAAATCACTGATGATCTCCTGGCTGATCTTAATGCTTGAGTTAAAACGAAACCTGCCCCAGTCGGTTATTCCCGGGAATGCAGCAGTTATAATGGAAATGCTGGACTTGGGGGAATCATATTTGAACAGGGAATAATTTACATTTATGATCCCCTCAAAATCACCTGTCGAACCGGTTTCACCTGACAGCCACTCGCTGATGCCCTGAAAACCAACCAGAGCCTGTAATACATTCCGGTTGTTTTGGATCATGTTCCTTCCGCCTGCCACCCCCAGGTTGATACGCAAATCCAAACCCAGCTCGGAATTTTGTTCAAAGCCTGTCTGAATGCCATAAACCCATCTGCCGGTCAGAAACCGTTGAAATAAATAGTTAAATTCCTGTCTTCGCGTGGCATCTTCCTCTTCCTGTGTGCTGAAATTTCCGTCATAGGAGAACGATGTACTCAATTTTTTTGTGCGATACTGAACTGCCGTGTTGAAATTGAGTTGAGCCAGTGTTGTGGCCTTTGTGTAGCTGAATCCGGCCCCAACCGATCCGTCGAGCCGTTTGAGAAATTTATTTTTTATCGGGATGATGGAAACTACAGATGCCTTGGCGATCTCAAACCGTAACAGGTTGGTGGCAACGATCAGGGTATCAGGCAGGGATGATTCCAGTATGGAACCGAAATAGACATTACCTTCTTCTGTTTCCACCTCAAAGGTGTCTTTACCGGTAAGTGAAGCAATTTTGTCCCATTTGATGCTTATGGTGCCGGCATCATCCGTTTTGAAGGTGACCAGACCATACTCCAGTTTTTTCACCTCCCCGGTGATCCGGTCCCCATTATCCATGATTATTATGTCCGTTTTCTGGGCAATGACATCAACAGAGCTTAAACAGCCCGTAAATACGATCAGGAAAATAAAAATTGATCCTCTTTTAAGACGTATCCTCATCTAAATCTATCCTGTTCCGGAATCCAGAGAGAGCCCTTCAGAAGGAGTAAAAGACAAATCCAAAGTTAAATCCGAGGTTCGACTGGGCATCGATGTCTCCGGATTTCGCTGCCCAGTTGTACCGTGTATTAAAGGTAAAACCGGTTGCATCAGAAAACCAGTAGATAAACCCTACTTCAGGATACATGGCAAAGTGCCATTGATGATCTTCAAGGGTATACAGACCGAAATCGGTTCTTTTATTGATAATGAAGGTTCCGAGTCCGGCTCCCAGGAAAGCTTCAAAATCCGAGTCAGAATTCAGGTAATATTTTACAACACCCATCAGGGGATAAACATTCGTATAGCGCCACATACGGCCGGATAACGTGAGGGTGGATCCGTCAATGTTATGATACGTATCGTAATCGTATTCCTTGTAAAATCCATTCCACGAGAATTCGAGACCGAGCGAAACGTTGTCGTTCAGCCATGCCCCGGCTTCAATTCCAAAGCCGCGTGGGCTGGTCTTGTCAATGAAATCCTTGGTATTGCCCAAAGGGACTGCAATATTGTAGGTGGTGGTAAAATATCCCTGGCCCAGGGCGAAAAAACCCGGGAAAAAAGCCAGAACGAATGCGAAATATCTTAAATGTTTCATTGGATATCAGGATTTTGTGATACGGGCGAAATCAAGTATTATGTGGCTAAAGATAGTCGGATTGTTTGAAAACCTGTCCGATTCCACGTTTGATGCGCTCAGAGATATTTGTCTGTCCTCCCTCAGCCAGACCATTGATAGCTCCGATCCAGACAACGGGTATCTTCTGTTCATCCATGTCCACATGATTGGGATCCATCATCTGGATCAGCACGGTTCCTGTCGTGTAACTGTACACAACGGCTCCGCCCCAGGGATAATAAGGATAATATCCCCCGCCCCAGTAAGGTGGCCAGTAGGGATAGTAGCCCCACCAGTAGTACCAGTAATCGTAATAATACCCTACATAGGTCGATGTAAAAGCACTCAGCGTTACATAAACATCAGGATATCCGTTGATTGTATCGTATATCCGTTCATAGCCAAGCTGATCGAACTGCTTTTCAACTTCATCGAGGATGAGTTTCTGCATTTGCGCGTCAACCGGATCTGCGTCTTCGGAATAGTCTGGGTCATAGACGGGCATGACCGTGTCGGGCATGATGTAAGTATTCACTTTAGAGAAATCGAAGGTTTCATCATATTTTGTGGCCACAAGATCCATGTCTTCAACATATTCAGGTCCGCCCGGGTAGCATGAAAAAAGTAAGAAAGGCAAACTGAGGATCAACAGGTATCCCCATGTTCTGAAATTATTCTTTTGGGTCATGGTTGCGACGTTGATGGTTAATTATCGGTTGATTGTCAGGGTAAAATCCGGTTGTACGTGATGAGCAAAAATACGATAATAAATATATTTCCAACATAAAAAGGCATATTCTATGAATTAATTAATTTCTACATTTGTGCAATTCAACCTAAAAGACCAATCGATGAAAAATCTTGCAATCATTGTTGTTCTGACCGTGATGGCCCTTTCTTCTTTTTCAGGTCTGTGGGCTCAGGGCAGGCCCATGCAGTTCTATGCCATTGCCGGGTATCAGTTTGGCGGCCGTTTGGATTTTTACGAAGGGTCATTCAAGATCCAGGATCACGGGAACTGGGGACTCGGGCTGGATATAGAAACCCAACCGGGAATGATGGCAGGTTTTTCATACAGCCGGATGAATACGACTGGTCATTTCGACTCGTATTATCCAATCACCTATCCGGAAACAGATATCGATCTGACCGTAGATTATTTCCAGCTAGCCGTTAAAAGAGGCAGCAGCAAAGAAAACCTGGAAGGATACGGCCTTTTCTCACTTGGTGCAACATGGTTCAATGTAATGGATGAGGATATTGAGGATGGATGGATGTTCTCCGTGGCACTGGGTGCTGGCCTTAACTATTTCTTTACTGACCGGGTAGGCATCAAAGTGCAGGGCCGGTTGCTGATGCCGATGTATTTTGCTGGGATGGGAATGTTTGTCGGCATCGGGACCGGCGGTGCAAGTACGGGTGTCAGCGCCAATGCCTGGGCCCCCATTGTTCAGGGCGATTTCAGCGGAGGACTGGTTTTCAAGATCAAAGAGTAAGTCCACTCCGAAAAGTAATAATTTTGGACTGAAGTCCACTAACTGGTTGGTTATCAATTACCCCGGCCTTAAGGCCGGGGTAAGTCAAAGCACTGGTTTATAGGGCTTTAGCCCTAAATTAAGGCTCGATGATCCCTTTTCGGAGTAGACTCAGGCG belongs to Bacteroidales bacterium and includes:
- a CDS encoding DUF481 domain-containing protein encodes the protein MDNGDRITGEVKKLEYGLVTFKTDDAGTISIKWDKIASLTGKDTFEVETEEGNVYFGSILESSLPDTLIVATNLLRFEIAKASVVSIIPIKNKFLKRLDGSVGAGFSYTKATTLAQLNFNTAVQYRTKKLSTSFSYDGNFSTQEEEDATRRQEFNYLFQRFLTGRWVYGIQTGFEQNSELGLDLRINLGVAGGRNMIQNNRNVLQALVGFQGISEWLSGETGSTGDFEGIINVNYSLFKYDSPKSSISIITAAFPGITDWGRFRFNSSIKISQEIISDFTIGLTFYNSFDNRPAEGSEKNDWGVTTSIGYTF
- a CDS encoding outer membrane beta-barrel protein, encoding MKHLRYFAFVLAFFPGFFALGQGYFTTTYNIAVPLGNTKDFIDKTSPRGFGIEAGAWLNDNVSLGLEFSWNGFYKEYDYDTYHNIDGSTLTLSGRMWRYTNVYPLMGVVKYYLNSDSDFEAFLGAGLGTFIINKRTDFGLYTLEDHQWHFAMYPEVGFIYWFSDATGFTFNTRYNWAAKSGDIDAQSNLGFNFGFVFYSF
- a CDS encoding DUF4136 domain-containing protein encodes the protein MTQKNNFRTWGYLLILSLPFLLFSCYPGGPEYVEDMDLVATKYDETFDFSKVNTYIMPDTVMPVYDPDYSEDADPVDAQMQKLILDEVEKQFDQLGYERIYDTINGYPDVYVTLSAFTSTYVGYYYDYWYYWWGYYPYWPPYWGGGYYPYYPWGGAVVYSYTTGTVLIQMMDPNHVDMDEQKIPVVWIGAINGLAEGGQTNISERIKRGIGQVFKQSDYL
- a CDS encoding outer membrane beta-barrel protein; this translates as MKNLAIIVVLTVMALSSFSGLWAQGRPMQFYAIAGYQFGGRLDFYEGSFKIQDHGNWGLGLDIETQPGMMAGFSYSRMNTTGHFDSYYPITYPETDIDLTVDYFQLAVKRGSSKENLEGYGLFSLGATWFNVMDEDIEDGWMFSVALGAGLNYFFTDRVGIKVQGRLLMPMYFAGMGMFVGIGTGGASTGVSANAWAPIVQGDFSGGLVFKIKE